One window from the genome of Streptomyces sp. WZ-12 encodes:
- a CDS encoding DUF317 domain-containing protein → MTAYAPDDRVMVSPRYMAGAGDRLADAIGPLIHLFSWTTQHDAATGHVKIDSPNGSVFCDFDPLHPRGTWWTIAHHEPYWEVQFSRQTPMEAVAAVTQALPQLLGDHRHAERIPITDMPLDQIAALNNWTVEDGALTSPDWYCQLLHTPDEEVAWRAEHVFYEKQPLATFTRDVPEALVRNFFAHLATPTAVQRTFADVPFSTRYEHGHLITPVRGAVISPPFDHALAQLDRPGRSR, encoded by the coding sequence GTGACCGCGTACGCGCCCGACGACCGGGTCATGGTCTCCCCGCGGTACATGGCAGGCGCCGGCGACCGGCTCGCCGACGCGATCGGCCCACTGATCCACCTCTTCAGCTGGACCACGCAGCACGACGCCGCCACCGGACACGTCAAGATCGACAGCCCCAACGGCAGTGTGTTCTGCGACTTCGACCCCCTCCACCCTCGCGGCACATGGTGGACGATCGCTCACCACGAACCGTACTGGGAAGTGCAGTTCAGCCGGCAGACGCCCATGGAGGCCGTCGCCGCCGTCACCCAGGCTCTGCCGCAACTGCTCGGCGACCACCGACACGCCGAGCGCATCCCGATCACGGACATGCCCCTGGACCAGATCGCGGCGCTCAACAACTGGACCGTCGAGGACGGCGCCCTGACCTCGCCCGACTGGTACTGCCAACTACTCCACACGCCCGATGAGGAAGTCGCCTGGCGGGCCGAGCACGTCTTCTACGAGAAGCAGCCGCTGGCCACCTTCACCCGCGACGTCCCCGAGGCCCTCGTCCGCAACTTCTTCGCCCACCTGGCCACGCCCACGGCGGTGCAACGGACCTTCGCCGACGTCCCCTTCAGCACGCGGTACGAGCACGGCCACCTGATCACCCCGGTCCGCGGAGCCGTCATCAGTCCCCCCTTCGATCACGCCCTCGCTCAGCTCGACCGCCCCGGCCGAAGCCGCTGA